A single Bifidobacterium scardovii JCM 12489 = DSM 13734 DNA region contains:
- a CDS encoding pyridoxal phosphate-dependent aminotransferase, with product MAQWQTLSDRINNVAPSATLAVDSKAKAMKAAGLDVVGFGAGEPNFPTPAPIVAAAAEAVQDPKNYRYTPTAGLPELRKAIAEKTLRDSGYEVAPEQVVVTNGGKQAVYETFQILLDEGDEVIIPTPYWTSYPEAVKLAGGKPVEVFAGGDRDFEPDLAALEAARTDRTKAIIVNSPNNPTGAVWSPETVVAIGKWAIEHHIWIISDEIYEHLNYDDAKTTYIGAAVPECRDQLIVLNGVAKTYAMPGWRVGWLIAPEPVAKAASKLQGHMTSNVANISQRAALAAVSGTLNEVYRMREAFDVRRKAIVTALNGIDGVTCPVPTGAFYAFADVSALLNRPLGPNGTVSSSTSELAAALLDEAHVAAVPGEAFGAPGYLRFSYALADDQLAEGMRRFKQWVA from the coding sequence ATGGCTCAATGGCAGACTCTTTCCGACCGTATCAACAATGTGGCTCCGAGCGCGACTCTGGCCGTCGATTCCAAGGCGAAGGCGATGAAGGCCGCCGGGCTCGATGTAGTCGGTTTCGGTGCCGGCGAGCCGAATTTCCCGACGCCCGCCCCGATCGTCGCGGCCGCGGCCGAGGCGGTGCAGGACCCGAAGAACTATCGTTACACGCCGACCGCCGGCCTGCCCGAGCTGCGCAAGGCCATCGCCGAGAAGACGCTGCGCGATTCCGGCTATGAGGTGGCCCCGGAGCAGGTGGTGGTGACCAACGGCGGCAAGCAGGCCGTGTACGAGACCTTCCAGATCCTGCTCGACGAGGGCGACGAGGTCATCATCCCGACCCCGTACTGGACCAGCTACCCCGAGGCCGTGAAACTGGCCGGCGGCAAGCCCGTGGAGGTCTTCGCCGGCGGCGACCGCGACTTCGAGCCCGATCTGGCCGCGCTGGAGGCGGCGCGCACCGACCGCACCAAGGCGATCATCGTCAATTCCCCGAACAACCCGACCGGCGCCGTGTGGAGCCCCGAAACGGTCGTGGCGATCGGCAAGTGGGCCATCGAGCACCATATCTGGATCATCTCCGACGAGATCTACGAGCACCTGAACTACGACGACGCCAAGACCACGTACATCGGCGCGGCCGTGCCCGAGTGCCGCGACCAGCTCATCGTGCTCAACGGCGTGGCCAAGACCTACGCGATGCCCGGCTGGCGCGTCGGCTGGCTGATCGCGCCGGAGCCCGTGGCCAAGGCCGCGTCCAAGCTGCAGGGCCACATGACCTCCAACGTGGCGAACATCTCGCAGCGGGCCGCGCTGGCGGCGGTGTCCGGCACGCTGAACGAGGTGTACCGCATGCGCGAGGCCTTCGACGTGCGCCGCAAGGCCATCGTTACGGCGCTCAACGGCATCGACGGCGTGACGTGCCCGGTGCCGACCGGCGCGTTCTACGCCTTCGCCGATGTGAGTGCGCTGCTGAACCGCCCGCTCGGCCCCAACGGCACCGTGTCGTCCAGCACGTCGGAGCTGGCCGCCGCGCTGCTCGACGAGGCCCATGTCGCCGCGGTGCCCGGCGAGGCCTTCGGCGCCCCCGGATACCTGCGGTTCTCCTACGCGCTGGCCGACGACCAGCTCGCCGAGGGCATGCGCCGGTTCAAGCAGTGGGTGGCCTGA
- the secE gene encoding preprotein translocase subunit SecE yields MAKASKAAKAKKPNVFMRIGLFIKQIIDELRKVVTPTAKELFFWSLAVFIFVLFLMAIVTGMDFGLGKLVLWVFG; encoded by the coding sequence ATGGCTAAGGCAAGTAAAGCCGCGAAGGCAAAGAAACCAAACGTCTTTATGCGCATCGGTCTGTTTATCAAGCAGATTATCGACGAACTTCGCAAGGTCGTCACCCCCACTGCCAAGGAACTGTTCTTCTGGTCCCTGGCGGTGTTCATTTTCGTGCTGTTCCTGATGGCGATCGTCACGGGTATGGACTTCGGTCTGGGCAAGCTCGTGCTGTGGGTGTTCGGCTGA
- the nusG gene encoding transcription termination/antitermination protein NusG, translated as MNLDALPVADELDETASEGAVDAAAADDTAQADASSAGEDSADAGDGDAADDADDSTEADGEQDAGAKAVAEFSKQLRTLEGKWYVLHTYSGYEKRVKTNVESRIASFGLEDKIFQIEVPMEEYVKHTEKGKKVVTRVHVPGYVLIRMLPDENARRIVRETEGVTGFVGPTKDPAPLSRKEVVSMMAPMIASEALKKAGDKVAAAKNRPVEVSYAVGDQVTVTDGPFTTMPAVVSDVEPTTQKLTVLVSIFGRDTPVELGFNQVEKLQ; from the coding sequence GTGAATCTCGACGCGCTGCCGGTTGCCGACGAGCTTGACGAGACCGCCTCTGAAGGTGCTGTCGACGCCGCTGCGGCCGACGATACCGCGCAGGCCGACGCTTCGTCCGCCGGCGAGGATTCCGCCGATGCCGGTGACGGCGATGCGGCTGACGATGCCGACGATTCCACCGAAGCCGACGGTGAGCAGGACGCCGGCGCGAAGGCCGTCGCCGAATTCTCCAAGCAGCTGCGCACGCTCGAAGGCAAGTGGTATGTGCTGCACACGTACTCCGGCTACGAGAAGCGCGTGAAGACCAACGTCGAATCCCGTATCGCCAGCTTTGGCCTCGAAGACAAGATCTTCCAGATCGAAGTGCCGATGGAGGAATACGTCAAGCACACCGAGAAGGGCAAGAAGGTCGTCACCCGCGTGCATGTCCCGGGTTATGTGCTGATCCGCATGTTGCCGGACGAGAACGCCCGCCGCATCGTGCGCGAGACCGAGGGCGTGACCGGCTTCGTCGGCCCGACCAAGGATCCGGCGCCGCTGTCGCGCAAGGAGGTCGTCTCGATGATGGCCCCGATGATCGCGTCCGAGGCGCTCAAGAAGGCCGGCGACAAGGTCGCGGCCGCCAAGAACCGCCCCGTCGAGGTCTCCTACGCCGTGGGCGATCAGGTCACCGTCACCGACGGTCCGTTCACCACGATGCCCGCCGTCGTCTCCGATGTCGAGCCGACCACGCAGAAGCTCACCGTGCTCGTCTCCATCTTCGGCCGTGACACGCCGGTCGAGCTCGGCTTCAACCAGGTCGAGAAGCTGCAGTAA
- the rplK gene encoding 50S ribosomal protein L11: MAPKKKVSALIKLQIQAGKANPAPPLGPALGSHGVNIMDFCKAYNAATQDKMGQVVPVEITVYEDRSFTFVLKTPPAAALLLKAAGIQKGTENPLTHKVGSVTKAQVREIAEIKMPDLSARDVEAGMKIIEGTARSMGITVTD; encoded by the coding sequence ATGGCTCCCAAGAAGAAAGTCTCGGCGCTGATCAAGCTCCAGATCCAGGCTGGCAAGGCCAACCCGGCCCCGCCGCTGGGCCCGGCTCTGGGTTCGCACGGCGTGAACATCATGGACTTCTGCAAGGCCTACAACGCGGCCACGCAGGACAAGATGGGCCAGGTCGTCCCCGTCGAGATCACCGTCTACGAAGATCGTTCCTTCACCTTCGTCCTGAAGACCCCGCCGGCGGCTGCTCTGCTGCTCAAGGCGGCCGGCATCCAGAAGGGCACCGAGAACCCGCTGACCCACAAGGTCGGTTCCGTCACCAAGGCCCAGGTCCGCGAGATCGCCGAGATCAAGATGCCCGACCTGTCCGCTCGTGACGTTGAAGCCGGCATGAAGATCATCGAGGGCACCGCCCGTTCGATGGGCATCACGGTTACCGACTGA
- the rplA gene encoding 50S ribosomal protein L1, with translation MVQRSKKYREAAEKVDRNNLYTANEAIALVKSMPEYKFDQTVEAVLRLNVDPRKADQLVRGSVLLPHGTGKTAKVLVFARGPKATEATEAGADIVGDDDLIAKVQGGFLDFDAVVATPDMMGKVGRLGRVLGPRGLMPNPKTGTVTMDVTKAIKDIKGGKVDFRVDKNGNLSFLIGKLSFDETALEENFKAVADEVKRLKPSTVKGRYVTKATITSTMNPGVPVDPAAFA, from the coding sequence ATGGTACAGCGTTCCAAGAAGTATCGCGAAGCGGCCGAGAAGGTCGATCGCAACAACCTCTACACTGCCAACGAGGCCATCGCTCTCGTCAAGAGCATGCCGGAGTACAAGTTCGACCAGACCGTGGAAGCGGTGCTGCGCCTGAACGTGGATCCGCGCAAGGCCGACCAGCTGGTCCGCGGCTCCGTCCTGCTGCCTCACGGCACCGGCAAGACCGCCAAGGTTCTCGTGTTCGCCCGTGGCCCGAAGGCCACCGAGGCCACCGAGGCCGGTGCCGACATCGTCGGTGACGACGACCTGATCGCCAAGGTCCAGGGCGGCTTCCTCGACTTCGACGCCGTGGTCGCCACTCCGGACATGATGGGCAAGGTCGGCCGTCTGGGCCGCGTGCTCGGCCCGCGTGGCCTCATGCCGAACCCGAAGACCGGCACCGTCACCATGGACGTGACCAAGGCCATCAAGGACATCAAGGGCGGCAAGGTCGACTTCCGCGTCGACAAGAACGGCAACCTGTCCTTCCTGATCGGCAAGCTGTCCTTCGACGAGACCGCTCTGGAAGAGAACTTCAAGGCCGTGGCCGACGAAGTCAAGCGTCTCAAGCCGTCCACCGTGAAGGGCCGCTACGTCACCAAGGCGACCATCACCTCCACGATGAACCCCGGCGTCCCGGTCGATCCGGCCGCGTTCGCCTGA
- a CDS encoding PucR family transcriptional regulator, whose translation MTAQNANSTDFLELMDVGDARDATDERLEAIAFECLSSGLTDARVASVLNILGFSGDFPCFAIAGRTATTAAGARHQISKAVRDLGGGACITGAHGDIVAAVILPEAAVTREVTGTAVAPAFSTEASPVCLGSLRHGADGASRSLRGALHTLTAASALTDIPHTLRAEDMLPERALLGDDDARRELVDAVYGSLVESGPDDPTLETVSTFLFSGGSLEATAKSLNVHPNTVRYRLKRAADTTGWDATDPREAYVLRTAISLGRMGL comes from the coding sequence ATGACGGCACAGAACGCGAATTCCACGGATTTTCTCGAGCTCATGGATGTCGGCGACGCGCGTGACGCGACCGACGAACGGCTGGAAGCCATCGCATTCGAGTGCCTGTCCAGCGGCCTGACCGATGCCCGGGTGGCCTCGGTGCTCAATATCCTCGGATTCTCGGGCGATTTCCCCTGTTTCGCCATCGCCGGCCGCACGGCCACGACCGCCGCCGGAGCGCGGCATCAGATCAGCAAGGCCGTGCGCGATCTGGGCGGCGGCGCCTGCATCACCGGCGCCCACGGCGACATCGTCGCGGCCGTGATCCTGCCGGAGGCCGCGGTCACCCGGGAGGTCACCGGCACGGCCGTCGCCCCGGCGTTCAGCACCGAAGCGAGCCCCGTCTGCCTCGGCTCCCTGCGCCACGGCGCGGACGGCGCCTCGAGAAGCCTGCGCGGCGCGCTGCATACCCTGACGGCCGCCTCGGCGCTCACCGACATCCCGCACACGCTGCGCGCCGAGGACATGCTGCCCGAGCGCGCGCTGCTCGGCGACGACGACGCGCGCCGCGAACTGGTCGACGCGGTGTACGGCAGCCTGGTGGAATCCGGGCCCGACGACCCGACCCTCGAGACCGTCTCCACCTTCCTGTTCTCGGGCGGCTCGCTCGAGGCCACGGCGAAGTCGCTCAACGTGCACCCGAACACGGTCCGCTACCGCCTGAAGCGGGCCGCCGACACCACCGGCTGGGACGCCACCGACCCGCGCGAGGCCTACGTGCTGCGCACCGCCATATCGCTCGGCCGCATGGGCCTGTAA
- a CDS encoding DUF6020 family protein, translated as MTNAPLPSIAPATDPTRRESRRGFLARARAVARWTPVTLACLWVALCVAVGPLYWEDMSIADWSWANSLFFAITLLATGCIVALLARFGGGRRALPAFLHRPDALRSWMRRTSRTPFARGAKRAFAALGRGMVRATDRWWKLMLILIIGWLWVPTTLLSAFGADVRSQAREFSWAWNQWTGMKQPYIGFFSFVPMDIYPTAHYMWPDNPTYLTDQHNIVLTVLYGGGAAVSRYLTGSNDWGFVVLSALQWLFAAFCCASAAHRFLNLPWLRPRYAGAADYTRPERPLYQRPVDFAHPERGMTRTLTPLQLPPLPYPNRAAGGLARFLTLLFFLTCPLAVFATISLTKSPLFAFAFVWWFGVWYELHMTWKRGGPSILDRIVRLPKRSLIAFALSSCVMLISAKYAWYIIAAQIVLALIADRKRWNVYVIALLLPVIVIHGGITALASTGAIINGDPIESRGVQLQMIARVAKFDPETIPESARKKLEPIFNLDQMAEAYYRQDADPVKSSGIQSKKVSYKWRTVTESDMQEFNAAWLQIVKANPVVALDALLAECFGYFDPVDLPYVSMDYYVTSDYVQISSTWLKYYNHDWREQVAGFARAWGSIPLLGWLTHGNLYVTLTLLIGGVELALRRWRTLLTHFPLLLLMGVMATAPANNFERHMLPVAFVFGFVCLTFWRESKAAKAPGRSLPAAGTGSDGTAAGSAEGLD; from the coding sequence ATGACCAACGCCCCCCTCCCCTCCATAGCGCCTGCAACCGACCCGACGCGCCGTGAATCGCGCCGCGGATTCCTCGCTCGTGCCCGCGCGGTGGCCCGATGGACGCCGGTCACGCTCGCCTGCCTGTGGGTGGCGCTGTGCGTGGCGGTCGGCCCGCTGTACTGGGAGGACATGTCGATCGCCGACTGGTCGTGGGCGAACAGCCTGTTCTTTGCGATCACCCTGCTCGCCACCGGGTGCATCGTCGCGCTGCTGGCGCGCTTCGGCGGCGGCCGGAGGGCGCTGCCCGCGTTCCTGCACCGCCCCGACGCGCTGCGCTCATGGATGCGGCGGACCTCGCGGACGCCCTTCGCCCGCGGGGCGAAACGCGCGTTCGCCGCGCTCGGCCGCGGGATGGTCCGCGCCACCGACCGCTGGTGGAAGCTGATGCTGATCCTGATCATCGGCTGGCTCTGGGTGCCGACCACGCTGCTGAGCGCGTTCGGCGCGGACGTGCGCTCCCAGGCGCGCGAATTCAGCTGGGCATGGAACCAGTGGACCGGAATGAAGCAGCCGTACATCGGCTTCTTCTCGTTCGTGCCGATGGACATCTACCCGACGGCGCACTACATGTGGCCGGACAATCCGACCTACCTGACCGACCAGCACAACATCGTGCTCACCGTGCTCTACGGCGGCGGCGCGGCGGTCTCCCGGTACCTCACCGGCTCGAACGACTGGGGATTCGTGGTCCTCTCCGCGCTGCAGTGGCTGTTCGCCGCGTTCTGCTGCGCGTCGGCGGCGCACCGGTTCCTCAACCTGCCATGGCTCAGGCCACGCTACGCCGGCGCCGCCGACTACACCAGGCCAGAACGGCCGCTCTACCAGCGACCTGTCGATTTCGCACACCCGGAACGCGGCATGACGCGCACGCTGACGCCGCTGCAGCTGCCGCCGCTGCCCTACCCGAACCGCGCGGCCGGCGGCCTGGCTCGGTTCCTGACGCTGCTGTTCTTCCTGACCTGCCCGCTGGCGGTGTTCGCGACGATCTCGCTGACCAAGTCGCCGCTGTTCGCGTTCGCGTTCGTCTGGTGGTTCGGAGTGTGGTACGAGCTGCACATGACGTGGAAGCGCGGCGGCCCATCTATACTCGACCGCATCGTCAGACTGCCCAAGCGCAGCCTGATCGCGTTCGCCCTGTCCAGCTGCGTGATGCTGATCTCCGCGAAATATGCGTGGTACATCATCGCGGCGCAGATCGTGCTGGCGCTGATCGCCGACCGCAAGCGGTGGAACGTGTACGTGATCGCGCTGCTGCTGCCGGTGATCGTCATCCACGGCGGCATCACGGCGCTGGCCTCCACCGGGGCGATCATCAACGGCGACCCGATCGAAAGCCGCGGCGTGCAGCTGCAGATGATCGCACGCGTCGCCAAATTCGACCCGGAGACCATACCGGAGAGCGCCCGCAAGAAGCTCGAGCCGATCTTCAATCTCGACCAGATGGCGGAGGCGTACTACCGCCAGGACGCCGACCCGGTGAAGTCTTCGGGCATCCAGTCGAAGAAGGTCAGCTACAAGTGGCGCACGGTGACCGAGTCGGACATGCAGGAGTTCAACGCCGCATGGCTGCAGATCGTCAAGGCGAACCCCGTGGTCGCCCTCGACGCGCTGCTGGCGGAATGCTTCGGCTATTTCGACCCGGTCGACCTGCCGTACGTGTCGATGGACTACTACGTGACCAGCGACTACGTGCAGATCTCCAGCACCTGGCTCAAGTACTACAACCACGACTGGCGGGAGCAGGTGGCCGGCTTCGCGCGCGCCTGGGGGTCGATCCCCCTGCTGGGATGGCTAACGCACGGGAACCTCTACGTGACGTTGACCCTGCTGATCGGCGGCGTGGAGCTGGCCCTGCGCCGCTGGCGCACGCTGCTCACGCATTTTCCGCTGCTGCTGCTCATGGGCGTGATGGCCACCGCGCCGGCGAACAATTTCGAGCGTCACATGCTGCCGGTCGCCTTCGTGTTCGGGTTCGTCTGCCTCACCTTCTGGCGCGAATCCAAGGCCGCCAAGGCGCCGGGCCGCAGCCTGCCCGCCGCCGGTACCGGCTCGGACGGCACTGCCGCTGGGAGCGCCGAGGGACTAGACTAG
- a CDS encoding biotin--[acetyl-CoA-carboxylase] ligase codes for MGIITDDAALSAMPRTAAKADAVVLLPEVGSTNTYARELIEREGEGRWPFASPSAVAVVATDRQTAGRGRLDHVWTSAAGESFTVSFVACVPRALATDDTVNGWLQMIAGLSALDALREAAGETGGGGLKLKWPNDLFCGGLKLGGILAEMVMLPGELDRVAVIFGIGINLAVPADRLPTPQSTSLQLHFALGRSGEGQAVDTAALRDRIAARLVASLRLRLDALIRDPHAEAPRLAGETRSLCWTLGHRVSIHYTDGTTLEATALALNDDASLTVRDDAGATRTVRTADVDVLNH; via the coding sequence ATGGGGATTATCACTGATGACGCGGCATTGTCCGCGATGCCCCGCACGGCGGCCAAGGCCGATGCGGTGGTGCTGTTGCCGGAAGTCGGATCGACGAACACGTACGCGCGCGAGCTGATCGAGCGCGAAGGCGAGGGGCGGTGGCCGTTCGCCTCGCCGTCGGCGGTGGCCGTGGTGGCCACCGACCGGCAGACCGCCGGGCGCGGCCGGCTTGACCATGTCTGGACGAGCGCCGCGGGGGAGTCCTTCACGGTCTCGTTCGTGGCGTGCGTGCCGCGCGCCCTGGCGACCGACGACACGGTCAACGGCTGGCTGCAGATGATCGCCGGCCTGTCCGCGCTGGATGCGCTGCGCGAGGCGGCCGGCGAGACCGGCGGGGGCGGGCTCAAGCTCAAATGGCCGAACGACCTGTTCTGCGGCGGCCTCAAACTCGGCGGCATCCTCGCCGAGATGGTCATGCTGCCGGGCGAGCTGGACCGGGTCGCGGTGATCTTCGGCATCGGCATCAACCTCGCCGTGCCGGCCGACCGCCTGCCGACGCCGCAGTCGACCTCGCTGCAGCTGCACTTCGCGCTTGGGCGGTCCGGGGAAGGGCAGGCCGTCGACACCGCAGCGCTGCGCGACCGGATCGCCGCCCGGCTGGTCGCGTCCCTGCGCTTGCGGCTGGACGCCCTGATCCGCGACCCCCATGCCGAGGCCCCGCGCCTCGCCGGTGAGACCAGAAGCCTGTGCTGGACGCTGGGGCACCGGGTGTCCATCCATTACACGGACGGCACCACGCTGGAGGCCACCGCGCTGGCCCTGAACGACGACGCCTCGCTCACCGTGCGCGACGATGCGGGCGCGACCCGCACGGTCCGCACCGCCGACGTCGACGTGCTCAACCATTGA
- a CDS encoding biotin transporter BioY produces the protein MNSAPRTIATTAEDASTRRRALLRASIKPVVFTVLLALASMAGAIPIPGTPVPITLQTLVVMVAALTMSWRQVACSVLLYLAAGAVGLPVFAGGASTAALFGPSAGFLIGFLPGAIVTALLKGKAKQRLDASVAAHASETSLAAANAEAADNNRSGLVRYALTALRYFAASIVGCVVVVYAFGFAVQSALTGVPLATVALVSMGFVAGDLVKAVIASLTIAAAAVRR, from the coding sequence ATGAATAGCGCACCTCGTACCATTGCCACCACCGCCGAAGACGCGTCAACGCGCCGCCGCGCGCTGCTGCGCGCCTCGATCAAGCCGGTGGTGTTCACCGTGCTGCTCGCCCTGGCTTCCATGGCCGGTGCGATCCCGATTCCCGGCACCCCCGTGCCCATCACGCTGCAGACCCTGGTGGTGATGGTCGCCGCCCTGACGATGAGCTGGCGCCAGGTCGCCTGCTCCGTGCTGCTGTACCTGGCCGCCGGCGCGGTAGGCCTGCCGGTGTTCGCCGGCGGCGCCTCGACCGCCGCCCTGTTCGGCCCGAGCGCCGGATTCCTGATCGGCTTCCTGCCGGGCGCCATTGTCACCGCACTGCTCAAGGGCAAGGCCAAGCAGCGCCTGGACGCCTCCGTCGCGGCGCACGCCTCCGAGACCTCCCTCGCGGCGGCGAACGCCGAGGCCGCGGATAACAACCGCTCCGGGCTGGTGCGTTACGCGCTGACCGCCCTGCGCTACTTCGCCGCGTCGATCGTCGGCTGCGTGGTCGTGGTCTACGCGTTCGGCTTCGCGGTCCAGTCCGCGCTCACCGGCGTGCCGCTGGCCACCGTCGCGCTGGTCTCCATGGGCTTCGTCGCCGGCGATCTGGTTAAGGCCGTGATCGCATCCCTGACCATCGCCGCCGCGGCCGTCCGCCGCTGA
- a CDS encoding ATP-binding protein, with amino-acid sequence MGKTVNKLLIANRGEIALRVVRTAHEMGIATVAVYAEQDRDAQYVELTDEAYLLSGDTYKDTYLNEDLLIDILHRSGADAVHPGYGFLSEVESFAAKVIAAGAIWVGPKPEALVDLGDKITARRVATRAKVPPVPGLNESAGDIRALYDFAHTHGYPIMMKRTDGGGGRGITIVRTDDELRSFYLNHDALQGGDLGEYFVERFIDKGRHVETQCGRDSHGNFVVYSTRDCSVQRRNQKLIEEAPAPYLDDDVKNQLERYSRNLFEAVDYVGLGTCEFMLTSSGKVYFLEVNPRLQVEHTVSEEVCGLDLVREQLTIADGGELTKPGEARGHSFELRITCEDPATNLTPSSGTLTALRWPSGPGIRVDSGVVAGDTISPKFDSLMGKLVVTAQDRASAVARVRRALGELKVEGVPTPASLFAEVFNDDEFTAEHGHEFDISTKWLERKYLNRTPDATRTGQPASLSGATGTPGAPDAAQQKKPTPSETFVIEVDNRRVKLTVPLDIVENLTGSARARGSKRPTQPLRGQGLHNVETRAKTNDGKSGVINSPMQAVVTRINVAEGQQVAKGDLLVVLESMKMENYVYSPVNGTVTKIFVSPAAGVEAGETLVTLDVTGAGAKGDKDESKGADKSSAKNAGGKQ; translated from the coding sequence ATGGGTAAAACTGTCAATAAACTGCTGATTGCGAACCGAGGGGAGATCGCCCTGCGCGTGGTGCGCACCGCGCACGAAATGGGCATCGCAACGGTGGCCGTGTACGCCGAACAGGATCGTGACGCCCAGTACGTGGAATTGACCGACGAGGCGTACCTGCTGTCGGGCGACACGTACAAGGACACGTACCTCAACGAGGATCTGCTGATCGACATCCTCCACCGCTCCGGTGCGGATGCGGTGCACCCCGGCTACGGCTTCCTGTCCGAGGTCGAATCCTTCGCCGCCAAGGTCATCGCGGCCGGGGCCATCTGGGTCGGCCCCAAGCCCGAGGCGCTGGTCGATCTGGGCGACAAGATCACCGCCCGCCGCGTGGCCACGCGCGCCAAGGTGCCGCCGGTTCCGGGCCTCAACGAGTCCGCCGGCGACATCCGCGCGCTGTACGACTTCGCGCACACGCACGGCTACCCGATCATGATGAAGCGCACCGACGGCGGCGGCGGCCGCGGCATCACCATCGTGCGCACCGACGACGAGCTGCGCAGCTTCTACCTCAACCACGACGCGTTGCAGGGCGGCGACCTCGGCGAGTACTTCGTCGAGCGGTTCATCGACAAGGGCCGTCACGTCGAAACCCAGTGCGGGCGCGACTCCCACGGCAACTTCGTCGTCTACTCGACCCGTGACTGCAGCGTGCAGCGCCGCAACCAGAAGCTCATCGAGGAGGCTCCGGCCCCGTATCTGGACGACGACGTGAAGAACCAGCTCGAGCGCTACTCGCGCAACCTCTTCGAGGCCGTCGACTACGTGGGCCTCGGCACCTGCGAGTTCATGCTCACCTCCAGCGGCAAGGTGTACTTCCTCGAGGTCAACCCGCGCCTGCAGGTCGAGCACACGGTCAGCGAGGAGGTCTGCGGCCTCGACCTGGTGCGCGAACAGCTCACCATCGCGGACGGCGGCGAGCTGACCAAGCCGGGCGAGGCCCGCGGGCACAGCTTCGAGCTGCGCATCACCTGCGAGGACCCGGCCACGAACCTGACCCCGAGCTCCGGCACGCTCACCGCGCTGCGCTGGCCCTCGGGCCCGGGCATCCGCGTCGATTCCGGCGTGGTGGCCGGCGACACGATCTCGCCGAAGTTCGATTCGCTGATGGGCAAGCTCGTCGTCACCGCGCAGGACCGCGCCAGCGCCGTCGCCCGCGTGCGCCGCGCGCTCGGCGAGCTGAAGGTCGAAGGCGTGCCGACCCCGGCAAGCCTGTTCGCCGAAGTGTTCAACGACGACGAATTCACCGCCGAGCACGGGCACGAGTTCGACATCAGCACCAAGTGGCTCGAGCGCAAGTACCTCAACCGCACGCCGGACGCCACGCGCACCGGCCAGCCCGCGTCGCTGTCGGGCGCCACGGGAACGCCGGGCGCTCCGGACGCCGCGCAGCAGAAGAAGCCGACGCCGAGCGAGACCTTCGTCATCGAGGTCGACAACCGCCGCGTCAAGCTCACCGTGCCGCTCGACATCGTCGAGAACCTCACCGGCTCGGCCAGGGCACGCGGCTCCAAGCGGCCGACGCAGCCGTTGCGCGGCCAGGGACTGCACAACGTCGAGACCAGGGCCAAGACCAACGACGGCAAGTCCGGCGTGATCAACTCGCCGATGCAGGCCGTCGTGACCCGCATCAACGTGGCCGAGGGACAGCAGGTCGCCAAGGGCGATCTGCTCGTCGTGCTCGAGTCGATGAAGATGGAGAACTACGTGTACTCGCCGGTCAACGGCACCGTCACCAAGATCTTCGTCAGCCCGGCCGCCGGCGTCGAGGCCGGCGAGACGCTCGTCACGCTCGACGTGACGGGGGCGGGCGCCAAGGGCGACAAGGACGAATCCAAGGGCGCGGACAAGTCCTCCGCCAAGAACGCGGGAGGCAAGCAATGA